The DNA region GACCCCGTCCGCGGTGGAGCGGACGGCGGTGATGTTGATGTTCTGCGGGAGCGGGATGCGCCAGGTGTACGGCTGGGGCGCGAGCTCCGGGACGCGGAGCTCGAACTCGTCGGCGGCCACCGAGATGCTCGCCGCGGTCTCCATCGTCCGCCCGTCCTTGGTGCCCGTCACGCGCAGCGGCGCCTCGGTGGCGGTGTTCCCGCCGGAGGAGGCGGTGGGGTCCTGCTTGACGGTGAGGGCGCCGCCCTGGTCGGTCAGCCGGGACAGGACGCCGGAGAGGTCCGCGTAACCGATCGTCGCGCGGCCGGTGACCAGGTTCGCGTCGACGCGGCGGGAGGAGATCGAGCCGGCGGCCAGGTCGTGCAGTTCCAGTTCGAGCCGGCGGATGGTGAGGTGGTCGCCCTGGGCGTTCGCGGTGGTGTTGACCGAGAAGTTCCCGGCGGTCAGGCTGACGTGGTCGAACTCGAGGGAGGCGGCCTGGGTGAGGAAGGGGAAGCCGTGGATCGACAGCTCGACGGAGCTGTTCGTCGAGTTGCTGTAGCCGTACTTCTCCTGCGCGAGGGCGACGGCCTCCTTCTCCGCGTAGTGCACGGCGATCCGGTCCACCGCGACGAACAGCCCCGCGAGTATGACGAACACGATCAGCAGCACCTTGACCCAGCGCCGTCCCATCCCCGTACTCCCCCGTTTCGCACCGCGCCCCCGACGGGCCCGGCTGGTCACCGGCCACACGGCCGGGTCTCGATCCTATGTCGCACGGGTGTGGCGCGAGTGACGTGGGGGAACCGACGGCTTCCACCCGCCCGGCAGGCGTGTTTCCCGAGACGCGGCGCGGCCGGGAAAGTATGATCAAGCGATGTCTGACATGACCGAAACCACGCCTGGCTGGCTGTCTGCGGACGAGCTGAACACCGCCCGGGGCAGCATGCCGATCCTGTACGTCGAGGCCGTGCCCGTGCGCGTGGACGACAGCGGCGAAGTCACCAGCATCGGCCTGCTCCTGAGGATCGGCGCGGACGGCACGATCAGCCGCACGCTGGTCTCCGGCCGTGTCATGCACCACGAGCGGATCCGCGACGCGCTGCTGCGGCACCTGGAGAAGGACCTCGGCCCGGTGGCCCTGCCCCGGATCCCGTCGTCCCTGCAACCGTTCACGGTCGCCGAGTACTTCCCCACCGCCGGCATCACCCCCTTCCACGACCCGCGCCAGCACGCGGTCTCGCTCGCCTACGTCGTCCCGGTGACGGGCGACTGCCGGCCGCGCCAGGACGCCCTGGACCTGGTCTGGTTCACCCCGCAGGAGGCGGCGTCGGCGGCGGTGCAGGGCGAGATGCCGGGCGGGCACGGGGCGCTGCTGCGGCAGGCGTTGGCGCA from Streptomyces fradiae includes:
- a CDS encoding NUDIX hydrolase family protein, giving the protein MTETTPGWLSADELNTARGSMPILYVEAVPVRVDDSGEVTSIGLLLRIGADGTISRTLVSGRVMHHERIRDALLRHLEKDLGPVALPRIPSSLQPFTVAEYFPTAGITPFHDPRQHAVSLAYVVPVTGDCRPRQDALDLVWFTPQEAASAAVQGEMPGGHGALLRQALAHVGLAF
- a CDS encoding DUF2993 domain-containing protein; the protein is MGRRWVKVLLIVFVILAGLFVAVDRIAVHYAEKEAVALAQEKYGYSNSTNSSVELSIHGFPFLTQAASLEFDHVSLTAGNFSVNTTANAQGDHLTIRRLELELHDLAAGSISSRRVDANLVTGRATIGYADLSGVLSRLTDQGGALTVKQDPTASSGGNTATEAPLRVTGTKDGRTMETAASISVAADEFELRVPELAPQPYTWRIPLPQNINITAVRSTADGVEFELTGHQVVLGG